A single genomic interval of Mobula hypostoma chromosome 7, sMobHyp1.1, whole genome shotgun sequence harbors:
- the LOC134349944 gene encoding neuromedin-S-like codes for MKSSSQMQIILVVCCLSTFSSGSPHHFQDYSEEWDNNRAENLALCFTHLRALQIQPQMTKFVMDICNAILQNMPRTESDDNEAMYKRFLFHYSKTQTPNLKNTISAVHPLLHLAPKLSERRMDGTLYSLLNNNIMLDVAAKLCCINYE; via the exons ATGAAGAGCAGTTCTCAAATGCAGATTATCCTGGTCGTCTGCTGTTTGAGTACTTTCAGCTCAG GCTCACCACATCACTTCCAAGATTACTCTGAAGAATGGGACAATAACAGGGCAGAG AATTTGGCTTTGTGCTTCACTCACTTGAGAGCGCTTCAAATACAGCCTCAG ATGACTAAATTTGTTATGGACATTTGCAATGCCATCCTACAAAATATGCCAAGAACTGAG AGTGATGATAATGAAGCTATGTATAAAAGA TTTTTATTTCATTACTCTAAAACACAAACACCAAATCTGAAGAATACA atatctgCTGTGCACCCCTTACTGCATCTTGCTCCAAAACTTTCTGAAAGAAGAATGGACGGAACTCTTTATTCA CTTCTTAATAACAACATAATGCTTGATGTTGCTGCAAAGCTATGTTGCATTAATTATGAATGA